A single window of Cellulomonas sp. NTE-D12 DNA harbors:
- a CDS encoding PilZ domain-containing protein: MHELAGCRVATPSGDVGGYVTEYADGVLRMRADAALPGLQPGESIGVTVLDPVRGVCSYAGLVAAVEARDDGAAVDVVVVEDLARHQRRAAARAAYRCSCVATLEGGASPASLRVTVLDVSATGARFMAPEELHEGATLRLGLPVGEELVDLRLRVVRHEVSSTGTRYGATLVDPSERTRDALYRLVLRLQREQARHAAEHW; the protein is encoded by the coding sequence GTGCACGAGCTTGCCGGCTGCCGGGTCGCGACGCCGAGCGGCGACGTCGGCGGCTACGTCACCGAGTACGCCGACGGCGTGCTGCGGATGCGCGCCGATGCCGCGCTGCCCGGCCTGCAACCCGGCGAGTCCATCGGGGTGACGGTGCTGGACCCGGTCCGGGGCGTGTGCTCGTACGCCGGCCTGGTGGCGGCCGTCGAGGCCCGTGACGACGGTGCCGCGGTCGACGTCGTCGTCGTGGAGGACCTCGCCCGTCACCAGCGCCGGGCGGCGGCTCGGGCCGCCTACCGGTGCAGCTGCGTGGCGACCCTCGAGGGCGGGGCGAGCCCGGCGAGCCTGCGGGTCACCGTGCTCGACGTCTCGGCGACGGGCGCGCGCTTCATGGCGCCCGAGGAGCTGCACGAGGGTGCGACGCTTCGGCTGGGGCTCCCTGTGGGCGAGGAGCTGGTCGACCTCCGGCTGCGCGTGGTGCGGCACGAGGTGTCCAGCACCGGGACGCGCTACGGCGCGACGCTCGTCGACCCCTCGGAGCGCACCCGCGACGCGCTGTACCGGCTCGTGCTGCGGCTGCAGCGGGAGCAGGCTCGGCACGCGGCCGAGCACTGGTAG
- the ppgK gene encoding polyphosphate--glucose phosphotransferase: protein MSDTSILGKSKMHTAFGIDIGGSGIKGAPVDLRTGEFAADRVRIPTPQPATPDAVAATVAEVVDSFKLRRTVPIGVTFPAVVLHGVAQSAANVDPSWIGTDIEKTLRAATGRRVLAVNDADAAGFAEVEYGAARGVPGLVIVVTLGTGIGTALINDGVLVPNTELGHLEIDGFDAEVRASDAARDREDLSWEQWSERLQRYFSVVEKLFWPDLFVVGGGVSKKYQEFLPRLTLRAPIVPAALRNAAGIVGAARLAARAH from the coding sequence ATGAGCGACACCTCGATCCTCGGCAAGAGCAAGATGCACACAGCCTTCGGCATCGACATCGGCGGGTCCGGCATCAAGGGCGCCCCGGTCGACCTGCGGACGGGCGAGTTCGCGGCGGACCGGGTGCGGATCCCGACGCCGCAGCCCGCCACCCCGGATGCGGTCGCAGCCACGGTGGCCGAGGTGGTGGACTCCTTCAAGCTGCGCCGGACGGTGCCGATCGGCGTCACCTTCCCGGCGGTGGTGCTGCACGGCGTCGCGCAGTCCGCAGCCAACGTCGACCCGTCGTGGATCGGCACCGACATCGAGAAGACGCTCCGGGCCGCCACCGGTCGGCGCGTGCTGGCCGTCAACGACGCGGACGCCGCAGGCTTCGCGGAGGTCGAGTACGGCGCCGCACGCGGCGTGCCGGGTCTCGTCATCGTCGTCACGCTCGGCACGGGGATCGGCACCGCGCTGATCAACGACGGCGTGCTGGTGCCGAACACGGAGCTCGGTCACCTGGAGATCGACGGGTTCGACGCGGAGGTCCGCGCGTCCGACGCGGCGCGCGACCGCGAGGACCTGAGCTGGGAGCAGTGGTCCGAACGCCTGCAGAGGTACTTCTCGGTGGTCGAGAAGCTCTTCTGGCCCGACCTCTTCGTGGTCGGCGGCGGCGTGAGCAAGAAGTACCAGGAGTTCCTCCCCCGCCTGACGCTGCGGGCGCCGATCGTGCCGGCCGCCCTGCGCAACGCAGCGGGCATCGTCGGCGCCGCCCGGCTGGCTGCCCGGGCGCACTGA
- the map gene encoding type I methionyl aminopeptidase yields MPPVHASRAPLTPGRLGPRRTVPASIERPEYVGRPGPRPWTGSNVLEPETVDRVRTASRIAAQALAEVGRHVVPGVTTDELDAVGHEFLLDHGAYPSTLGYRGFPKSLCTSLNEVICHGIPDSTVVEDGDIVNIDITAYIGGVHGDTNATFLAGDVDEESRLLVERTREALARGIKAVAPGRELNVIGRVIERYAARFGYGVVRDYTGHGVGPAFHTGLVVPHYDAAPAYDTVIEPGMVFTIEPMLNLGTPDWLMWDDDWTVVTADGRRSAQFEHTLLVTDTGAEILTLP; encoded by the coding sequence ATGCCGCCGGTGCACGCGTCACGAGCCCCCCTGACCCCGGGGCGGCTGGGCCCGCGCCGGACCGTCCCCGCGTCCATCGAGCGGCCGGAGTACGTCGGTCGGCCGGGACCTCGACCCTGGACGGGCAGCAACGTGCTGGAGCCGGAGACGGTCGACCGCGTCCGCACCGCCTCGCGCATCGCGGCGCAGGCGCTGGCGGAGGTCGGTCGCCACGTGGTGCCCGGCGTGACGACGGACGAGCTCGACGCCGTCGGGCACGAGTTCCTCCTCGACCACGGGGCGTACCCGTCGACGCTCGGCTACCGCGGGTTCCCCAAGTCGCTGTGCACGTCGCTCAACGAGGTGATCTGCCACGGCATCCCGGACTCGACGGTCGTCGAGGACGGCGACATCGTCAACATCGACATCACGGCCTACATCGGCGGCGTGCACGGCGACACCAACGCGACGTTCCTGGCCGGGGACGTGGACGAGGAGTCACGGCTGCTCGTCGAGCGGACGCGTGAGGCGCTCGCCCGTGGCATCAAGGCCGTCGCACCCGGGCGCGAGCTCAACGTGATCGGCCGGGTGATCGAGCGGTACGCAGCCCGGTTCGGGTACGGCGTGGTGCGCGACTACACCGGCCACGGTGTCGGGCCGGCCTTCCACACGGGTCTGGTGGTGCCGCACTACGACGCGGCGCCGGCGTACGACACCGTGATCGAGCCGGGCATGGTGTTCACCATCGAGCCGATGCTCAACCTCGGCACCCCGGACTGGCTGATGTGGGACGACGACTGGACGGTCGTCACGGCCGACGGCCGGCGCAGCGCGCAGTTCGAGCACACCCTGCTGGTCACCGACACCGGAGCGGAGATCCTGACGCTGCCATGA
- a CDS encoding SPOR domain-containing protein, which yields MATEFYFNTQTHEVEEGRHSDWSVLMGPYPTREAAARALQTAHERTEAWDRQDEADRS from the coding sequence ATGGCCACCGAGTTCTACTTCAACACCCAGACGCACGAGGTGGAGGAGGGACGGCACAGCGACTGGAGCGTGCTGATGGGCCCGTACCCGACACGCGAGGCAGCGGCCCGGGCCCTGCAGACCGCGCACGAGCGCACCGAGGCGTGGGACCGGCAGGACGAGGCCGATCGCAGCTGA
- the panB gene encoding 3-methyl-2-oxobutanoate hydroxymethyltransferase encodes MNAPPRVRVQHLQAAKDRGERLVMLTAYDAVTARIFDEAGVDLLLVGDSIGNTMHGYASTLPVTLDEMVVAGRAVAGAVRRAFVVVDLPFGTYEAGPAQALAAGVRVLKETGAAAVKLEGGRRVAPQIRALTDAGIPVVAHLGYTPQSENLLGGPRVQGRGDDGADRLRDDAVAVVDAGAVAVVLEMVPAPVAASVTSMLRVPTIGIGAGAGCDGQVLVWVDMAGMTEWTPRFAKRYGELGAALGAAARAFADDVRAGAFPDAEHEFGA; translated from the coding sequence CGCGCGTGCGGGTCCAGCACCTCCAGGCCGCCAAGGACCGCGGCGAGCGGCTGGTGATGCTCACCGCCTACGACGCCGTCACGGCGCGCATCTTCGACGAGGCGGGCGTCGACCTGCTGCTGGTCGGCGACTCGATCGGCAACACCATGCACGGGTACGCCAGCACGTTGCCGGTCACGCTCGACGAGATGGTGGTCGCGGGCCGAGCCGTCGCCGGCGCGGTCCGCCGCGCCTTCGTCGTCGTCGACCTGCCGTTCGGCACCTACGAGGCAGGCCCCGCCCAAGCCCTCGCCGCCGGCGTCCGCGTCCTCAAGGAGACCGGTGCCGCCGCGGTGAAGCTCGAGGGCGGCCGCCGCGTCGCACCCCAGATCCGGGCGCTGACGGACGCCGGCATCCCGGTCGTGGCGCACCTGGGGTACACGCCGCAGTCCGAGAACCTGCTCGGCGGGCCGCGGGTGCAGGGCCGCGGTGACGACGGTGCCGACCGGCTCCGCGACGACGCCGTCGCGGTGGTGGACGCGGGCGCCGTCGCCGTGGTGCTCGAGATGGTGCCCGCCCCGGTGGCCGCGTCGGTCACCTCGATGCTGCGCGTGCCCACCATCGGCATCGGCGCCGGCGCCGGCTGCGACGGCCAGGTGCTGGTGTGGGTCGACATGGCGGGCATGACCGAATGGACGCCGCGGTTCGCCAAGCGCTACGGCGAGCTCGGTGCCGCCCTGGGTGCTGCTGCTCGCGCGTTCGCCGACGACGTCCGGGCGGGCGCCTTCCCGGACGCGGAGCACGAGTTCGGCGCCTGA